One stretch of Brevibacillus laterosporus DNA includes these proteins:
- a CDS encoding RluA family pseudouridine synthase encodes MISMNRKGEWLLGTLGEQEAALSFGDLLRKKWGFPKKTAHLLFQNKEILVDDQPATQVQKTVSGQLIALRVCMEEEWGLEPVKGPLVIAYEDDHVLIVNKPAGLLLHPTEPIHQETLDHWVAGYFKEKNIKNKVRHIHRLDQDTSGLVMYAKHPLAGAMLTERLERRDISRQYIAFVEGIMQDEQGKVDASIGKDRHHATRRRVSPQGDRAVTHFNVIERYHDATQVSCRLETGRTHQIRVHLSYMGHPLLGDVLYGARKNQVLRNRQALHAASLQFIHPFGEQRVEVSAKLPQDLQELKERLLLK; translated from the coding sequence ATGATTTCAATGAATAGAAAGGGAGAGTGGCTTCTTGGCACGTTAGGTGAACAAGAGGCTGCTCTTTCTTTTGGAGACTTACTTCGAAAAAAATGGGGGTTTCCCAAAAAAACGGCACATCTTTTATTTCAAAACAAAGAGATTTTGGTTGATGACCAGCCAGCAACTCAAGTTCAAAAGACAGTAAGTGGGCAGCTTATCGCCCTGCGAGTTTGTATGGAAGAAGAGTGGGGTTTAGAGCCAGTCAAAGGTCCGTTAGTTATTGCGTATGAAGACGATCACGTACTAATCGTAAATAAACCAGCTGGTTTGCTTTTACATCCGACGGAACCTATTCACCAAGAGACGTTGGATCATTGGGTAGCTGGTTATTTTAAAGAGAAGAATATCAAGAATAAGGTGCGTCATATCCATCGTTTGGATCAAGATACCTCTGGACTCGTGATGTATGCTAAGCATCCACTCGCTGGTGCTATGCTTACCGAGAGATTGGAAAGACGGGACATTTCCCGGCAGTATATAGCTTTTGTAGAAGGAATTATGCAAGATGAGCAAGGAAAAGTAGATGCGTCTATCGGAAAAGATCGTCATCACGCGACGAGACGCCGCGTTTCTCCACAAGGTGACCGGGCTGTAACTCATTTTAACGTGATTGAACGCTATCACGACGCGACTCAAGTGTCTTGTCGTCTTGAAACAGGTCGGACGCATCAGATTCGTGTTCACTTATCTTACATGGGCCATCCATTGCTCGGAGATGTTTTGTATGGTGCGAGAAAAAATCAAGTTCTTAGAAATAGACAAGCGTTGCATGCAGCTAGCCTTCAATTTATTCACCCATTCGGGGAGCAACGTGTGGAGGTCTCAGCAAAGCTACCACAAGATTTGCAAGAACTAAAGGAACGATTGTTACTCAAATAA
- the leuC gene encoding 3-isopropylmalate dehydratase large subunit, whose translation MKARTLFEKIWDQHVIYEESGKPSLLYIDLHLVHEVTSPQAFEGLRLANRQVRRPDLTFATMDHNVPTKNRYLVEDPISLTQMETLTNNCRDFGVPLADLDSPDQGIVHVIGPELGLTHPGKTIVCGDSHTSTHGAFGALAFGIGTSEVEHVLATQCLQQAKPKTMEVHVNGPLPLGISAKDLILAIIAKFGTDFATGYVVEYTGEAIRQLTMEERMTVCNMSIEAGARAGLIAPDDTTFAYLKGRRHVPQGEAFEQAVVAWRELVSDEGAIYDAHVELQASEMEPQVTWGTSPGMGTGITSNVPHPEEFVSQTDQKAARDALTYMGLTAGTPMTDISIDRVFIGSCTNGRIEDLRRAAAAAKGRKVSSQVNAMVVPGSQAVKERAEQEGLHHIFIEAGFEWRESGCSMCLAMNPDILSPGERCASTSNRNFEGRQGRDGRTHLVSPEMAVAAAVAGKFVDVREWLNAPAVV comes from the coding sequence ATGAAAGCACGGACGCTATTTGAAAAAATTTGGGATCAACACGTTATTTACGAAGAATCAGGAAAACCTAGCTTATTATATATCGATCTACACCTTGTTCATGAAGTAACATCCCCACAAGCCTTTGAAGGTCTGCGTCTTGCTAATCGGCAGGTCCGTCGTCCAGATCTTACGTTTGCAACCATGGATCACAACGTGCCAACGAAAAATCGCTATCTTGTAGAAGATCCAATCTCGCTTACTCAAATGGAAACACTAACGAATAACTGCCGGGATTTTGGCGTACCACTTGCAGATTTAGACAGCCCCGATCAAGGAATCGTGCACGTTATTGGACCAGAACTTGGCTTAACACATCCCGGTAAAACGATCGTTTGTGGAGACAGTCATACCTCTACACACGGAGCTTTCGGTGCTCTTGCTTTCGGAATTGGAACAAGCGAAGTAGAACATGTGTTGGCAACACAATGCTTACAACAAGCAAAGCCAAAAACGATGGAAGTACATGTGAATGGCCCATTGCCACTAGGTATATCCGCAAAAGATTTAATTTTAGCTATTATCGCAAAATTCGGGACTGACTTTGCTACGGGTTACGTTGTTGAATATACGGGGGAAGCTATCCGTCAATTGACCATGGAAGAACGTATGACAGTTTGCAACATGTCCATTGAAGCAGGAGCCCGTGCCGGCTTAATCGCTCCAGATGATACTACATTTGCCTACTTGAAAGGTCGTCGTCATGTCCCCCAAGGAGAAGCTTTCGAACAAGCTGTAGTTGCATGGAGAGAGCTAGTATCAGATGAAGGTGCCATATATGATGCCCACGTGGAGCTACAAGCAAGCGAAATGGAACCACAAGTAACCTGGGGAACAAGTCCAGGTATGGGTACCGGAATTACTAGCAACGTGCCTCACCCAGAAGAATTTGTTAGCCAAACCGATCAAAAAGCAGCACGAGATGCCCTTACTTATATGGGGTTAACCGCTGGGACTCCCATGACAGATATCTCTATCGATCGTGTGTTTATTGGTTCCTGTACGAACGGACGCATCGAAGATTTACGCCGTGCCGCCGCTGCCGCCAAAGGTCGCAAGGTATCTTCTCAAGTCAATGCCATGGTCGTGCCAGGTTCACAAGCTGTTAAAGAGCGTGCCGAACAGGAAGGGTTACATCATATCTTCATAGAGGCTGGCTTTGAGTGGCGCGAATCAGGTTGCTCCATGTGTCTTGCGATGAACCCGGATATTTTATCACCTGGTGAGCGTTGTGCTTCTACCTCTAACCGTAACTTTGAAGGACGTCAAGGTCGTGATGGACGCACTCATCTAGTTAGTCCTGAAATGGCTGTTGCCGCTGCAGTCGCAGGTAAATTTGTTGATGTCCGTGAGTGGCTGAATGCCCCTGCGGTGGTGTAA
- a CDS encoding thioredoxin: protein MKEIKTEEAFQETIRSSKPVIVKFYTTWCPDCFRIDPFMPELEEAYKDQLDMVAVNRDDLPELSQQLEIMGIPSFVAFKNGKEVVRFVSKLAKSREEIEQFLDRAVQISAEL, encoded by the coding sequence ATGAAAGAGATTAAAACAGAAGAAGCATTCCAAGAAACCATTCGTTCTTCCAAACCGGTGATCGTCAAATTTTATACGACTTGGTGTCCAGACTGTTTCCGTATTGATCCATTTATGCCGGAGTTAGAAGAAGCCTATAAAGATCAATTGGATATGGTAGCAGTTAACCGTGATGACCTTCCTGAGTTGTCTCAACAGCTGGAGATCATGGGTATCCCTAGTTTTGTTGCGTTTAAGAACGGCAAGGAAGTGGTACGTTTTGTCAGTAAATTGGCGAAGAGTCGCGAAGAGATCGAGCAATTTTTAGATCGTGCTGTGCAAATTAGCGCAGAGCTTTAA
- the leuD gene encoding 3-isopropylmalate dehydratase small subunit, with protein MEPFVKVTGLAAPVDRANIDTDAIIPKQFLKRIERTGFGQFLFYEWRYTIEGKRIDSFVLHQPRYEGATILLARNNFGCGSSREHAPWALLDFGFRVVIAPSFADIFYNNCFKNGILPIKLTEEQVDELFTRTEATEGYTLTIDLERQVIEDGNGLSYPFEVDSYRRYCLLNGLDDIGITLQQEDKIMAYEKKMVVR; from the coding sequence ATGGAACCGTTTGTAAAAGTAACTGGCTTGGCCGCCCCCGTCGATCGCGCCAATATCGATACGGATGCTATTATCCCGAAACAATTTTTGAAACGAATTGAACGCACAGGCTTTGGACAATTCTTGTTCTATGAATGGCGCTATACCATCGAAGGAAAGCGGATCGATTCATTCGTCCTTCATCAGCCACGCTATGAGGGAGCTACTATTTTGCTTGCACGTAATAACTTTGGCTGTGGTTCCTCACGTGAACATGCGCCTTGGGCTTTATTAGATTTTGGATTCCGAGTAGTAATTGCTCCATCCTTTGCCGATATCTTCTATAACAACTGTTTTAAGAATGGAATTTTGCCAATCAAACTCACTGAAGAACAAGTAGATGAATTGTTTACACGCACCGAAGCTACTGAGGGGTATACATTGACAATTGATCTGGAACGTCAGGTTATAGAAGATGGCAATGGCCTCTCCTATCCATTTGAAGTGGATAGTTATCGCAGGTACTGTTTGTTAAATGGGTTGGATGACATTGGGATTACTCTACAGCAGGAAGACAAGATCATGGCTTATGAAAAAAAGATGGTAGTGCGGTAA
- a CDS encoding LysR family transcriptional regulator, with translation MELRQIRYVMMVAQEKSFSRAAEKLHLAQPSLSQQIAKLEREYGVMLFHRLPQRVELTDAGNRFIQLANELIVKEDELEREMHQFAEGNAGRIVVGSLPITGAFVLPEAFSAFTKCYPRIEVTLIEETSSNLEQMLVHGKLDMSLLTMPIQHPALVTTPVLQEEIYLSLPPQHPLAKEQVVDLKALEEEPFILLKEGQGFRTISLLLCEQAGFTPKVVFESSNIQTVQALVASGMGVSFAPHMITGMVNGNVSPAYVHLSTHPSRTLVVASHKDKHLSTPMLALREEISKAGKQYSINPA, from the coding sequence ATGGAATTGCGTCAAATACGTTATGTTATGATGGTAGCTCAAGAAAAAAGTTTTTCCCGCGCAGCTGAGAAGCTCCACTTAGCACAACCATCGCTTAGTCAACAGATTGCCAAACTGGAGCGTGAGTATGGGGTCATGTTGTTTCACCGACTGCCACAACGAGTCGAGTTAACAGATGCAGGGAATCGATTTATACAATTAGCCAATGAACTAATTGTCAAAGAAGACGAATTAGAACGTGAAATGCACCAATTTGCAGAGGGGAATGCTGGCAGGATCGTCGTCGGCAGTCTACCAATAACAGGAGCCTTTGTGCTACCCGAAGCTTTTTCAGCCTTTACCAAATGTTATCCTCGTATCGAGGTTACTTTAATAGAAGAAACATCTAGTAATCTGGAGCAGATGCTGGTTCATGGCAAGTTGGATATGAGCCTATTAACGATGCCGATACAGCATCCAGCGTTAGTAACGACTCCGGTATTACAGGAGGAAATCTATCTATCGTTACCACCCCAGCATCCACTTGCAAAAGAGCAGGTTGTTGACTTAAAAGCTTTGGAAGAGGAACCATTTATTTTGTTAAAAGAAGGACAGGGTTTCCGCACGATCTCGTTGCTATTGTGCGAACAAGCTGGATTTACACCAAAGGTAGTGTTTGAAAGTTCAAATATCCAAACGGTGCAAGCCTTGGTAGCGTCGGGCATGGGTGTCTCTTTCGCACCTCATATGATTACAGGCATGGTGAACGGTAATGTCTCGCCAGCCTATGTGCATCTATCTACACACCCTAGTCGAACGTTAGTAGTTGCGTCGCATAAAGACAAGCATTTGTCTACGCCAATGCTAGCATTACGTGAAGAGATTTCTAAAGCCGGCAAGCAGTACTCAATAAACCCGGCGTAG
- a CDS encoding SAM-dependent methyltransferase, with amino-acid sequence MNYDSLFEHFIVQSQTKFSGWDFSFVHGTGRITTEPVPWSYASKIIPLMAQADSMLDMGTGGGELLSQLVPLPPFTCATEAYGPNVTIAQTRLEPIGVKVCPLVDDAVLPFEDKRFSLIINKHEAFQPSEVRRILRDGGQFITQQVGGEDCQELNQLLGMPKGEYHDWNLRKAVLELEESGFSILDQKEYFPFQRFHDIGALIYYVKAIPWQFQDFSVDAYRDELYRLHLKIQEKGYVEVKSHRFIICAVAPFFRYPF; translated from the coding sequence ATGAATTATGACAGTTTGTTTGAACATTTCATTGTCCAATCACAAACAAAGTTTAGCGGATGGGATTTTTCATTTGTACACGGTACAGGACGGATCACGACAGAACCTGTCCCTTGGTCTTATGCGAGCAAAATTATTCCATTGATGGCTCAGGCAGATAGTATGCTAGATATGGGTACAGGAGGAGGGGAATTGTTATCTCAGTTGGTACCTTTACCTCCGTTTACTTGTGCGACAGAAGCATATGGGCCAAACGTAACCATAGCTCAGACACGATTAGAACCGATTGGGGTAAAGGTATGTCCCCTTGTAGATGATGCCGTTTTGCCGTTTGAAGACAAACGATTTTCGTTGATCATTAACAAGCATGAAGCGTTTCAGCCTAGCGAGGTGCGACGCATCTTACGCGATGGAGGTCAGTTTATCACTCAACAGGTGGGAGGGGAAGATTGTCAAGAATTGAACCAGTTACTGGGGATGCCAAAAGGGGAATACCACGACTGGAATCTGAGAAAAGCGGTGCTAGAATTAGAAGAGTCAGGATTTTCGATTTTGGATCAAAAAGAGTATTTTCCATTCCAACGCTTTCATGATATTGGTGCTCTCATTTATTATGTAAAAGCAATTCCATGGCAGTTCCAAGACTTTTCGGTTGATGCATACCGAGATGAATTGTATCGCCTTCATTTAAAAATTCAGGAAAAAGGTTATGTAGAGGTAAAATCACACCGCTTTATTATCTGTGCGGTGGCTCCATTTTTCCGGTATCCCTTTTAA
- a CDS encoding glycerophosphodiester phosphodiesterase — MQSNVCIAHRGWSGVAPENTLAAIRLAIEHPEIDGVEFDVQLTKDQIPVVIHDYSLERTTNGTGWVKDHTFAELRSLDAGSWFDSQFVGETIPSLEEVLIANRQKKWLNIELKQMVASKEQVLEEKVIRLIEQYDMEEHVVITSFQHQSVYNVKRLAPRLQVGPLIYGMPLLLQEQAQHIGADVLSLAYPYLTHEVAQHAQEWGYSIIAWTVDEPEHMRVLAQLGSHVHICTNHPDRWLSWKGSTA, encoded by the coding sequence TTGCAGAGCAATGTATGTATCGCGCATCGAGGTTGGTCGGGAGTCGCCCCAGAAAATACATTGGCGGCTATTCGACTAGCAATAGAACACCCTGAGATAGATGGGGTTGAATTTGACGTCCAGTTAACGAAGGACCAAATTCCCGTAGTTATCCACGACTATTCGTTGGAACGTACCACGAATGGAACTGGATGGGTTAAAGATCATACGTTTGCCGAACTGCGTTCTCTGGATGCAGGGAGTTGGTTCGACAGTCAATTTGTCGGCGAGACCATCCCTTCCTTGGAAGAAGTGCTCATTGCCAATCGCCAGAAAAAGTGGCTTAATATTGAGCTAAAGCAGATGGTGGCAAGTAAGGAACAGGTGCTGGAAGAAAAAGTAATCCGCTTGATCGAACAGTATGATATGGAAGAACATGTGGTCATTACTTCATTTCAACATCAGAGTGTCTATAATGTAAAAAGATTGGCTCCACGTTTGCAGGTGGGACCGTTAATTTATGGTATGCCGCTCTTACTACAGGAACAGGCCCAACATATCGGAGCAGATGTATTATCACTCGCGTACCCTTATCTGACTCATGAGGTTGCGCAGCACGCTCAGGAATGGGGCTATTCCATCATAGCGTGGACGGTAGATGAACCAGAACATATGCGAGTTTTAGCGCAATTAGGCTCGCATGTGCATATTTGCACCAATCATCCAGATAGATGGTTGTCATGGAAAGGAAGTACAGCATGA